The window CGTCGAATTCGTGAAATTCGTGCTTCAAATAGTTTGGTTGCGGCTCCGCCGCACTATGCTTTACTTTGACAAGTCTCTGCATTTATTCCGGAGAGAATAAGAATGGGCACTCCGAAGAACAAGGTGCTCCGGTTCACCCGCATCACAATAGCGAACTGGCGCAATTTCTCGCGGGTCGAAGTCGAGCTGCAGCGCCGGGTTCTGCTCATAGGGGCGAACGCGCTTGGCAAATCGAATTTCCTCGACGTGTTCCGCTTTCTCCACGACGTGGTGTCGGTCGGCGGCGGTTTTCAGGAGGCGGTTCGCAGGCGGCGTGGAATTGCAAGCCTGCGCTCTCTGTCAGCGCAGCGCCCATCCGATATCATGATCAAGGCTCACATAGGAACCGGAGACGAGCCCTCGCTGTGGGAATACGATTTGAGTCTGAATCAGGATAGGACGCGGGGGCCGATCGTCAGACAGGAAAAAGTTTCGAGGAACGGAAAGAATATCCTTATCCGTCCGAACCAGAAGGACAGGAGCGATCCGCAACGGCTGACGCAGACGTATCTCGAACAGGTTCATGCGAATGAACCGTTTCGCGAGGTGGCCGATTTCTTCGCCTCGATCCATTACCTTCACATCGTTCCGCAGCTGATGCGCGAGCCCGAGCGCATATCCGGCCGCGAAGAATCGCTCGGGAGCGATTTTCTCGAGCAGATAGCGCGAGTTCCCAAAAGCATACGCGACGCGCGTCTCCGGAAGATCGTGGATGCGATGCATGTCGCCGTCCCTCAGCTCAAACAACTCGAGCTGTGGCGGGATGAGCAGGGCAGGCCGCACCTGCGCGGCAGGTACGAGCATTGGCGCTCGCAGGCGGCGTGGCAGACCGAGGAGCAGTTTTCAGATGGAACTTTGCGCCTGTTGGGGCTTCTGTGGGCGATGCTGGATGGGACGGGTCCGCTGCTCATGGAGGAGCCCGAACTTTCGCTGCACCCTGAGGTTGTACGCCTAATCCCGCAGATGTTTGCGCGCGTACAGCGCCGCTACGGCCGGCAGATACTGCTGAGCACTCATTCGAATGAGTTGTTACGCGATGAAGGCATCGGGCTGGACGAGGTGCTCCTGTTTCAGCCGGGCGAAGGGACGTCCGTCACCCCCGCGAGCAGCTTCGAGGAAGTCAAGGCTCTCCTTCAGGGAGGCTCGCCTCTCGCGGATGCCGTCATGCCGCACACCCGCCCGCCGAAGGTCGAACAGTTGATGCTTTTTGGAGACTGAGCTGTACTGATGCCGAAGGCTGTTACAATTTCCGGCGCTGTAGAAGGCCTTATCGATGAAGCCGTGCTGCGACGATTGATTCGCTGGGCGGGCGCCGTGCCCGGCCCGATCTATGGCAAGCACGGAAAATCATTTCTTCGAAAACAGATGGACGCTTACAACCTCGCTGCTTGCAGCGCTCCCTGGTTAGTTCTCGTTGACCTCGATCACGATGCGGATTGCGCGCCCACTCTTTTGGACGTGTGGCTGCCTGAGCCCGCTCCGCATATGTGTTTCCGGGTGGTTGTGAGGGAGATCGAGGCGTGGCTTCTCGCCGACCACGAGCGCCTGGCCCACTGCCTCAATGTCCGCTATTCGATGATCCCTCGCGATCCTGAAAGTCTTCATGACCCGAAACACACGCTGGTGGAGATAGCGAAAAAGTCGCGCCGAAAAGATATCCGCGCAGATATGGTCCCGAGCCTCAGGAGCTACCGAGAGGTCGGGCCGGCGTACAATTCGCGCATGATCCAATTCGTTCTTGACGAGTTGAGCGGCTGGCGCCCCGAGGCGGCGGCCCAATCGTCCGAGAGCCTGATGCGCTGCCTGCACCACCTCGAACGCATGGCGATCAGATGAGCGTTTTTCCGCCGGTTGCGTATTCAGAAATTCGTATGTTAGAATACGGCTCGCGTTTTGGTCCCTCTGGGTTTACGATCTGGAAACATGAAATGATGCAAGAGAATCCTTCGATGGACGCTCACCCGTGGTTTAAATTCTACGACAAGCACGTCCCCAAATCGCTCGATTATCCGAGGATGACGATCTATCAGATGCTGGAAGACGCGCGTCGCAAGTTTCCCGCGAATACCGCCACGATTTTCTACGGCGCCAGGCACACATACTCCGAACTGGGCGCCCGCGTCGATGCATTTGCCGCCGCGCTCAAGAATCTGGGAATCTCACAGGGGGACCGGGTTGCTCTGATGCTTCCGACGTCTCCGCAGTTTGTCATCGGCTACTTCGCCATCCTGAAACTCGGGGCGATTGTAGTTCCAACGAATCCGCTGTACGTCGAGCGTGAACTCGAGCATCAATTCAACGATTCGGGCGCCAAGGCGGTTGTGTGCCTCGACCTCATGTTTGGTCGCATTAAGAACATCTGGAAGAAGACCAAACTGCAGTACGTGATCATCACGAG is drawn from Candidatus Abyssobacteria bacterium SURF_5 and contains these coding sequences:
- a CDS encoding chromosome segregation protein SMC; the protein is MGTPKNKVLRFTRITIANWRNFSRVEVELQRRVLLIGANALGKSNFLDVFRFLHDVVSVGGGFQEAVRRRRGIASLRSLSAQRPSDIMIKAHIGTGDEPSLWEYDLSLNQDRTRGPIVRQEKVSRNGKNILIRPNQKDRSDPQRLTQTYLEQVHANEPFREVADFFASIHYLHIVPQLMREPERISGREESLGSDFLEQIARVPKSIRDARLRKIVDAMHVAVPQLKQLELWRDEQGRPHLRGRYEHWRSQAAWQTEEQFSDGTLRLLGLLWAMLDGTGPLLMEEPELSLHPEVVRLIPQMFARVQRRYGRQILLSTHSNELLRDEGIGLDEVLLFQPGEGTSVTPASSFEEVKALLQGGSPLADAVMPHTRPPKVEQLMLFGD